Below is a window of Macadamia integrifolia cultivar HAES 741 chromosome 8, SCU_Mint_v3, whole genome shotgun sequence DNA.
ATATGACAGTACATGAGTTAGTCTAAGTAGTAGAGGATTAGATAAGCATctcaataaataatttttttcttggtaaacaATGACTaaattttagtccaaagtaAGCAAGGAAAGTTGCTCAAAATTTGATTAAAAGTTTAGTTAAATAACCGAAATGCCATCCAATGgagataaatataaatataaaatgacatattttgtaattttagcaATTTCCTTTACtcattttaagttgaaattGTACTAATGAGATGCTTGTCTGACACTTTATCACATAGTGACACCTCAGAAAATAGTGAAACATTACACTTCAATAtttacataattatttattacCTGTTGATGGTACGTATACCATGGAGACCAATCATCTTTGATATTCAACCCAAGCTTCTTCAATGAGTATCTCGTCGCCGTTATAGGGATTCTACCATCAGTATCTCCActgtcaaaataaaaaaatttaagtttcaaattgaaaaaaaaatagtcataATGTATATAATCAATAACAATCCACCCAAAAAAGATGTATGCATAAGAAAAGTTATTACCTGAAAACCCATATACGAAGGCCTCCATCGATAAGTTTTCTGATAGTTGGGAGCATGGAAGAAGGTGCATTTTCCCAATAATTGATGGAGTCACTGTTGTTCAAAAACTTTGTGGGTCAAAACCTTACACGTAAGGTAATAATATTGTATGGTATTATGCATGGATTATATTGAACTATGTATGGCTAGAGTTTGGCACAAGAAAAACttgatttaattaaaaaaggaaCAGATTCGATGCCTTTTATAGATGAGTTCTACTTAAGTCCCAACAAGTGGTATCGGAGTCAGCGATAACAACTCCAATGTGCCTCTAAGGATGAAAAGAAAGTAAATATTTGATTAGTGATTGAGTAAGATTAGTATTACCTGCAGTGAGTCCACGGATATGGAATATTTTTTGTGACATTAGCATGGAGAGCTTCTTGAACATCTGGTCGATTGAAGTATATCTCAGAGTAGTTAGACACACATGGGTCATAACCAACTGGTAACTTATGCCACATATCCTGTTATTTTAGAAATTTAGTACTACATTTAACACACTGAGACTTTATATATCAGCTATTATAACAAAAGACCTTATATATTAACCCTTATAACTAACTTGTAATACAAAATTTATGAAACTTACAAATTTGGAGAATGGTTTTGGAGCAATGCCTTGGATGATCTTCCGTTGTGTTGTGGTGGTTTTGTTTATATCAACCGCACATATAGGAGTGTATAAGCTATACATGTCAATAATATTATACACAGAGAAGTATTCATCAAGGGCCTTATTGCATTCCGTTGTTGATGGCTCAACACTGAAGTTGCAATTTTGCTTAACATCATCATAAACTCCATCAGAAATCACAGCATGATCCCAAGCATATTCGATCATTCCGGTTTGGTCTGTATCATCGTCCAATAATGCATTGCCAATCTGTATATAAAATCTAAAAATcactaaatctgaaatttaatGTGTGAGACTATTTTCATAGGACAAAGTTTTTTTAATGACACGGAATCCATTCACCATGGCCCATTGCAACCCCAAACAATATGGGGGAGAGAGGGGGCTCCCATATGGACAGTCCCATTGTTCGACCTCCAGTGAAGGGAAATTTTGTCTATTTTCATAAGTTGTTTTAATCTTTCTCCTCCTTATATTActtaaaaagatttttttttcctcctttttcgtTAAATTTAGttattattacaaaaaaaaaaaaaaaaaaaaaaagaaaaaaaaaactcaccatGAAACCCTTTAAATTTATGTAGTCCTCTTTTGAAACATTTTTATTGGAATCAAAGATCACTTCAGAAAGTTGAGGAACATAGTGACCTAAAAATTGAATAGAAAATCTTAACCAAATATacaaatattcataaacaagaaAACTATTGAGTCTAGGATAGAATTATAACATATATACCAGCATAGCTTTCACCAGAAATATAAAAATCATGAGACTTGTATTGCGGGAACCTTCGAAACCAATTGACGAGAAAAGTATAGGAATCCTTCGCTGACATAGTTTAAACATCAATGAACAAAGCAACACCttggtttcaaaaaaaaaaaaaaaaactgttcaaCTTTAATTACTTACCAGTGACTGTATCCCCAAGTTCATTTAAATCCTGGCTTGTATTTGTATAAGAAAATCCGACCCCAATGGGAGCTTCCAAGAATAATAAGTTGGCGGCTGACACAATAACCAAACGTTATAATAAATTGCATTTCTGTATGAAAAGAATAATTAAGAAATAGTGTGTGTCTGAACTCTGAAGTCTTACCTTTGTTCCACGCATTTTTGTTGAACCTGAGCTCTGGAGTGCCCTTCTGCATCAGGAATGGTCCAAGTTCTTCTGCTGCGCCATACCCAATAGAAGAGCATCCTGGACCTGTATTTtaagattagaaaaaaaaaaaaaaaaatcaatttattcATTTAAATGTTGAACCAAAATGGTTTTTAAATCAGACCAAACTGGTCAGTTAAACGTCTAACCAAAATGGTCATTAAatctccataaaataaaaataaattattaaaccAGCCTATCATGGGCACGGTTTGGCAAGATCCTCTAGTGGATCCTTTTAGGCTGATATGTATCAGGGTGGAGTACTGACATGTATTGTGGTGGAGTACTCAACTTTTATGATTGATTGGTCTCAAAGGATTTTATCTGTATTCATACATGCACTAGGCCAAGTTGCTTATATGCAAATTTGAAGAGAACCTTTTAGTGAcccaaaaaaattctttgatttctttccatgcaAAGGTCATTCATCAATCTATATCGTCCAATCCAATCAGTGTATCATATTCTTCTTTCCCATTTGGACACACCTCTCTCTCCCATCCCACTCCCTCCCccaacaaaggaaagaaaaaaaccccatttttccattaaaattgaTTATAATTCAGTTAATTTAATTCTATTGGCAATTAAATAATGTTATGCAAATAGAACATTATAGAAAACTTTTTCTTGATGATAAAGTACAACCCACAAGAAGTAGAAAAGGCAAAAATCGTAGAGAACTTGGGTATATCAAATAAAGTCCGCTGccagaaaaaagagaagaattagTCAgctatcgaaaaaaaaaatgtggtagATAAAATGAACTCCCAAATTTTAAGATATGAATACCTCAAGCTCCCTGTTCATATGAAAGTACAAATAGAGtttttcaaatgaaaaattaaagccTTAAAAATCCATAATTAAGAATGGCATAACAATGTAAGGCTGTCTGGATATACATAAGATACATAAGTGgatatttaaataaatttgaGCGGCTAATCTAGATAATATCCTTTCTATCAACTGGAATAGAGAATCATTTGTTCACATGGAATAAATTGGGCTTCCTTAATGGAGCCATGTAAAGTACCTTTTCCTTAAATAGAAAGACACAAATGGGTTTACAATTAGAGAACATTCCTCAAATAACTCATGAGGCCATGACGCAGCAACTAACAGATAAAATACCTTCAGGTCTATGAACATTTCTtggcaaagagaaaaaaaataaatatatatatatatatatggttatgAAGGGACTTAAGAAGAAAATTAGTGGATTTAAGTGgaaaaaataatgtaaaataTCTTTTTATAGAGATGCTCcaatagaagggaaaaagaaaaagacctaAATTATACAGTGGGACACCCTATTTTATGTCCAAGTTCTGTAAAATAATGTTAGGGAAGAATTATTTTCCCATAAAAAGTTTCATGTAAGACCGTGCATGGTGCATGTGCATGGTTCTACTTGAAATCCTTCCATGagaaaattcaattttaaaaggatcaagttttcctgCACCAGTGGTTGCTCGAGGTGATGGCCCAGATGTTACCCACTCGTCAACTGATCCAATCCTGTGGCCTTGAGGCCACATGGAGAATGAATTCCCATTCACCGTGACCTTAGAAAAACTCGATCTTTAAAATACCAAAACCCAAACCTCTATTTACGAAGCTTTCGATTTCCAAAAATGGTCGTACACAAATCCCCTCTTCTTATCTTCCGTACTTTAATTTACTTCCAGGGCTTTACTTCAAATCAGAAAGAGGGTTCAAAAGAAACTCATTACCAGATTAGATCATGTAAATAAGATTAAACAGATTACCTAAAACCCATTACTAACTAAGAAGATAACAAGGAAAATAGGGCACACTTAAGGTGAAAACCTGATCTAGTACCTCATTATAAATAAGTAGAAAGATCTAATAGTACCTCCATTAAGCCAGAGAAGGACAGGTTTCTTCTCAGGCTTATGTGTTGCTTCAAAGAACCAATAGAACAAGGATCTCCCATGGGTCTCATTCACTGTAACATACCCAGCATATTGTTTGAACGTCACTGGGGGCTGACCAGGAATTCTGGTAACTCGGTCTGCTTTTTGCTGAGTCAATATGTCTTGTGGAATTTGACTCAGATCAGAACGAGCCAAAGTGATGGAATCAAGTGTGAAGAAGCTgattagaagaagaagcagagaagagaTAAATGGTGAAGCCATTGTTAACTCTCCTATTCCTTTCTTCTATGTATATTTGTGATTTTagagaattatatatatatatatatatatagaaaatcaGAAAACAGTCTCTCCGCAAAGCAAGGGTAAGACTACCTACatccttttttgttttagaaagaAGTTACACCAGCTAAAGTCAGCTGGCtatactttttctttcttacgAAGGTTTCTTTGTTAGTATCTTTGGGATTTTGACCCAAAAATTAGTTTGTATTACTGGCATTAGTTTCTTAGTTTggaaagaaatataaaaattgagaaatttgtttttcttttttattgatttgttgGATTTCAGGATGAACTATGAAGTATGAAGTGGCAAATTTTCTTGTCATTGGAATTTACTATATTGCCATTTGTAAACCAATACGGATCTAACCTAATTAGGAGTAACCAATCAGTTTAATTATTCTATATATGAcctggtttgaactttgaattagTGTGGTTTAGTTAACCTCTTGTCTCATCCTAACCCGGATCTGAccctattttttgttttggtacgTAGAATTTGTGCCATATGGAGATCAAACCCTAGCCAGAACTAAGTAACCTGAGTGCATGGGTTGAATTAATAGTGAGACCGACCAACCATTTTATTAGGATGGTATCAGTTTGAACATTTAATATCAATTAATCAAGGTGAAATTACCTATATTCACGAGATGAAAAAAGTAAGTACAAGATAAGTatgttaaaattttatttacaaCTATAAATAAAGATTTTAAAAGGATTTACTTAATCGGAAAATCACTTATTATTTGTCCTGCCCAAGAAGAATTTAATtttaaacttcctaaaatacccctccACATCACATCTTTCTATAAGGTTAAAATTAAGGACTCATGAAAGTAGACCAATTCTATCTATAAAGCTAATACCTTTAGCGGGAGAGTTACTTAATGtttcaaatttcttttttcattttcctgTTGGTAACCTAACCTCATCAAGTAATATTCTATTCATTTTTAAATTCTTAATTTTACAATACTAAGTGAACTGAGAGAAAGAAACCAAGGGCTACTGACAACCAAACGTAAGTAGTATAAgagtctttcaatttttttttaattttttttttattattattacttttaatTATGTAAAGTTGTATGCTATagataggaagaaaaaaagttatGTGGTAGGGCCCATTAGAGGGACAGCTAATTCACTTGTCCAacccatagttagtaagttcgggATCGGCAATGATACGGGAACTAATACGTATGGTTATTAAACGAGCCATACAATGACAATACTTTTTAGAAATTCGGCATAATAAAATACGCACGGCAATGATACGGGATGTGTTTAATAAGGTTGCTATGTAAAAGTCCGGGAGAAATAATATGGATatattttggtattaagaatgaaatAAATTGACTATTTataactaaattctaatatctcATACTTTCATGAACACCTAAATTCAATATTAGGAATCATTTCTcaaaacggttttttttttctttttttatatctaatattaattaagtttaatcatgTCTATCATAGCAAATGTTGATAGGTGATCCATCAGCTATTTTCTATCATAGCAAATAATATCATATGtttgtcaaaataataataataatgacacGTGGATAAttatttaacaaattaaaatatcatcattgatattgtcttatcaaagaagaaaattcacaAAACCCTTACTAATGCGGATCTAAATTCTAAAATCGGAATCAGATCATGTATATGCCCATTCaaatattcaataattcaatcatAGTAACCAATGATGGATTCGTAATTAAGGTAAGATTTTAAATTGGgtgaaaaattataattaaatagaCTTAATAAGCTAATGGATAGGAACAAGAGGGTGGATACATAAGGTATTTGATTAATAAATTTAGGACAAGCTTGgaatgaaattaaataaatagtaTAAGGCAATaaaggagagaggaaggggCAATATGGAAAGAGGGattagaattaataaaataagaaagagagaagcaTGTTGTCACATCTTGCTCTCAGTATGGCACGAGTATGCGACACTGGAATTTCCAATCCAGTCAGTTTGCCAatacccaggatcctagacgcAGTGTAGTAACCGAACCCACCTCTTACCTAATAACTAAATCAGAGTATGCATATAAAATCCATAAGAAGCACAAGTTATGTGTGGTGAACATCTAAATGGGATATGTATAAAATATTACAGGCCCACAAGTATGGAATCCATAGGTTACAAATAATAACATAAACCTTACAACAATTACAAATTACAATAATCCAGACCAGTATGAATTTCCATCTTGCTAGATAGTATCTCGCGTACACGGCTTCACCTTGTAATGATCACTTGTTCTTCAGCCTTGGTTCCGTCATCTTGAAATAGATATCAACGGGGGGTGAGCAcgtcatgctcagtgagggtgtggggcatgcaagcacacacatacAAGTCATGAATGAAACACTGGTTCACAATATAAAACTACATATACTCTATATGTAAGAATCCAAatgattcatttatttatctattcctttctaattactaagtcttaaCTTATGGGTATgagtgctataagcaacgtaggtgACAAGAGTAGCAAGTTGGagaggccaacactagcttggctGGCAGCAGTGGAATGTCAGGAAGGGAATgatgacccaacatgtacttGTGGCTCCTGCCAACAGTGTTAGAAGAGTCAGCAAGTAAAGTGGGCCAACAAGTGATTACTAATCCTTAATATGGATTGAATATGATAGAGAATGCAACAGACTCAAAGGGGAGCAAGTTTGGCTCAACCGGATAGAGAGTTCTGGGGCCTGCCTGTTATGTGAATAGAATGGCTAGAATTGGCTAAAAGGACCCCACTCttggaaatttgacatgtggacctatttCCATAGGTTTGATATGATTAAAAGagttaattaataaaattataaaattaatttaattatggGAACATAATTAGTTTTATATATGTAATTACTATATCATATTCTATAAGTAATATGATTACATaaacatatatgtatataatatatatatatatatatagtgttaGTGGGCCACTAATGTGGGGCTATATAAGAGCCACCACCGACCACTATACATCACTTTTCTTCACACAAAATTACTTGGAcagcaagaggaagaaagaagaaagaagaagaagaagaaaagatgagaagaagagaagagaagagaggaaaattaGAGAAGAGATTCACTGACTCAGGAGGCTACTGCAGGGTTCAGTAAGGAGGTATGTACTTCTCACTTATATGAACCTGTAGTAAGAAAAGAATGTAGAAATAGGGAAGGGTAGGAATTGAATTCTGTTGTATGGAAGGAATTCTGAAAAAATTCAGTAGAAGTCCTCATCATATGAAATCAGATTTTTCTGATTTGAAGAATTGATTTGAAAATGTGAAATGATTTTGTAAAAGGATGCATACACCATGGCCGATTGGGGTTGGAATGTGAGAATTCTCACTTAAGACCTCAAAACAGTAAAATACCTTAGAGAAAAAGTGAAATTTCACTTTGAATTCTATTGTTAGAAGATCCTATTAATCCATGCAAGATGATTGAGGCTCAATTTTTCACATGCAAAGTGAAATTAATGGTAGAAATTGTGCATGCAATCTTAGATTGAGGTCTGATTATGAAGCTCTGACTTTAATTCATACTTGTGAATGAGATTATGAGAATAGGAGGTATGATTATGGAAATTTCTGATGAATTGTATGATATGATTaatcaaaattaattaaatgggttAATCATTGGATTAATAGAGTGATGAGAATTGATGTACTTATTCCCTGCTGTGAAGATATGATGAAAAAATAGGGGTTTAATGGCCAAGCATATGAGTAATCAATAAGGAAGGTTGGCAGAACTGAAATTCTGTAGAAAAGGCACCCGGTGGGAGACATCCGGCCAGCTAGTCGGGCCAGGGCATCCAGCTGTTTAGGCTTCCAGAGACCATTTTGCCCTCAGATTTTTGATAGTAATGTGTGGGTCTGAGAGGGGACCTACAGGGCTTATAGGAGAGTAAAAGACTATATTAGGGTGTGTGCTTGAGCTCTAGAATCTAAATTTATAAATGTATGTATAATTTTGATTGTTAGGAATTCCAACTAACTGTGAGGGAACAAGTTCAACACCTGGAAGTGATAACTGAATCAGATTGtccaggtgagtgggtgcccctctatcttatttcttttggtgtgtttattatCTGTTACTCATGCATTTAATTGTATGTGTATGTGTATATGCAtttatcttcttttattctGTTATGATTTTGTTATGTTGGAATGGATGGCATGAGAAAcatgaaaggaaagaaaggtaagATGGGTCATGAGTAGGTGCCCATGTTTGCATATGTGATTTGGCtgattggttgtgcatcatGTAGTATGCTAGGCTAGGAATCATAACcctaagtgctacaccccttatCCGTAAGAGGTTAGGTATGGACTAGTCTTGACTTATGTGGCTacctgatcagcagtgcactgTGAGTGGTACGACGTACTGCACCAGAGATGGATGTGAGACAGGATATGACGTATTGTATGCCTGGCGGATATTATTATACGGGGTTACCATCTAGAGGTCAACCGGGAGACTGAAGCTCTGACTGAGACTGGCTGGTTCCTGCCTGCAATGAGTTTGTATTCCCAAAGGCCGAAcatacagggtagggaatgccacctacgttgcgtAGCACTAGACCCATAGGTGACGAGACTTAGTAAAGGACTTGGGAAATTtgtatagttaaataaatggattcatgagcatcatctttatatgtggagcatgcattgcatatggttGCATGTGTTTTGTCTACCCCACCCCTCAATGAGCATTTCTAGTGCTCTCCGCCTTTTTCCTTTGATCTATAGATGGGGAGAGCAGCCACCTATAGGCTACTAGTACTGAGCATGATGCTATGGTTATGGATCAATTGGCATGTACTtcagattttgatgatttcagtcaTAGATCTGATTGCGAGTGCGATgattgtgtttatggtggacagTAGTCTTGAGATATAATATTATGATCAaatttttttgtgtatatatgggGAAGGATGTTGAGACCAGTTTTTTTATGGTTTAACAAGTGGAagaattctttttgtgtatgtatattttgatacttGGATTATTGTAATATAATAGATTACTGTAAGTAAATTCTGAAAGTTTTGTACATAAATTATCAGGTACCACATAGATGCACTGGATGAGTATTAACCttacttgattttatattatccACTTCAAATTTTCCGATTCTGATTATCTATATTATGTgaatgtggtgttgtggactctcctagagTAGGATTCTAGGGTAAGTAGGCTTACTGGTACGGTAAGGTATTCAGTGCCGGCATGCCTGTGCCATATGAAGGGCATGATATGGCATGACAGACaagatggtatcagagcaaactcCAGGACTGAAATCTGACAACCCACAAAACTTAGGATCATCCAGTGCAATAGgaagtaagaaataaaaaacttcAAGATAGAAACTTAATTGTTGTGATTTGATGTGTAATAGAAACATGATTAGGATATGActgatttcttttattttgatgggAATTTTGTATATGATCAGTTGCTATCGttgacacccaattttgtcaccctcctctggctacgatgaaatgtggattttggatgtgacttctgacttccgatcaacagagatgatggactaagaaaacccagaacCATTCCActacctaaaaaccctggaaacccgcataaaaaagaagagggtccaattttaactctctatatacaaaggaatctggtcaagatgaccatacagatggatagtgctcagaaatacaattccgactatatatggcacgtcaaaattggaccgttgGATCTCTCGCAATcgtccccaaaaaatcacatttttccatACGTATGCCGCGCACACTAGCAAGCCtgttggaaacctggaaaaatatcctacctacccaaatactccaaaattcatcccctacctacccaaacaccctaaattcatcccctacctgaaaaccttggaaaccctacgcgggagagaagagggtttaattttgactttttatatacgaaggaatatagtcaagatgactatacagatggatagtgctcagaaatatgattttgacaatatacgacacatcaaaattgaattgtcagatctcccgtgatcgttgccaaaaaaaatccataatcaCTCGCGTGTTGTGGACATTGGCCAGTAGGCCAGGCTGCACGCATGCTGTGCATTGGCTATTGCCTACCGCATGCCTACTGTTGATGCCTGCTGCCTAGCCAGCCCTACCCACACGGGTGTTATGCACGCTGGCTAGCAGGTTAGCCTGCATAGCCTTGTGTGTGTGCCCCTGCACGACCCAACACATGCCCCTGGATGAAGCAGCCCGCGCCCCAGCATGACATAGCCTGCGCCCTCGCACTACCCTGCCCGCACGTCTGTTGGCAGCAACTCACGCTCCCATAGGCTGCTGTCAGTGCCCCTGCTGGCTGTAGCCCACGCGCCCGCAGGCTGCTACCAGTGCCCCCGCTGGCTGTAGTCCACACCTATGCCTGCTGCTACCTAGCCTATGCCCTTGCTGCTGCCTATGCCCATGTGCGTGCTGCCCTACGCTCTATGTGCTACACAAGCATGTTGCCCCGTGTGCCATGTGCAACACACCAATGCCACTTTTCGAGCGCTATATGCCGGACACCAATGCCACTGCCCGCACACCTATGCCACTGCTCGCGTTCCATGttctgcacacccatgccattgGCCGCACACCTTGTACACATTACTTGCCCTCCCGTGCTGGCCTTGCCCTGTGCACTTTGGTCTAATCTTGTGCGCCTCCGTTAATGGCTAGGATTGGTATTCCACTGGCttagtgggtgaagagatttcctctccaCCTACTTGAGAGTAgaaacccactttttggctaagaattctctctcccaaaaaaccccttttacccattggataaaaggcctcttcacccattttagtccaagaaccccttttacccattggatgaAAGCCCTcgtcacccactttagtccaaaaaccctcttttatccgttggttaaaaattctccctcctccctATTAGcccgaaaatcctataaataccccctccttttgATTTTACataccaaacaaccccacctctctccatagtagtgaagctctctcccctcctcccctcccccttttgattttcttcgggttgtcggagcgatctttgtcaatatccaaaatcttgttcggatcttcgaagtgttctttaggactttgaagatctttaatccaagtttttgccaaaaatagtatgttcttagcctcccccctttgagtgttcttcgtttttaccaaaaatagaaatccctccccccttgaggttcttagggtctacgaagagatctttgtcaagatctaaagttctgttcggatcttcaaagtgttcttcagggctttagggatcttcaatccatttttaagtcAATCCATTtccttccaaaaatagcagttcctagcagaagctctgttcgaatgcccctagaatctttctagaaatagcagctcctagcggaagctctgtcgaagtgccacctcagcctagccctcccctagcctatccctagtggaagctctgccagagtgccacctcagcctagtcctcccctagcctatccccagtgaagctttgtcgaagtgccacctcagcctagccctcccttagcctatccccagcgaaagctctgtcggagtgccacctcagcctagcccttccctagcctatccccagcggaagctctatcagagtgccacctcatcctaagcctagaaatagccttccctagctgaagctttgttcgaatccaaatttgaaagtaaccattcctagccgaaaccctGTTTGAATACTGTCACAGTCAATGTCTCTCA
It encodes the following:
- the LOC122086739 gene encoding serine carboxypeptidase-like 34, producing the protein MASPFISSLLLLLISFFTLDSITLARSDLSQIPQDILTQQKADRVTRIPGQPPVTFKQYAGYVTVNETHGRSLFYWFFEATHKPEKKPVLLWLNGGPGCSSIGYGAAEELGPFLMQKGTPELRFNKNAWNKAANLLFLEAPIGVGFSYTNTSQDLNELGDTVTAKDSYTFLVNWFRRFPQYKSHDFYISGESYAGHYVPQLSEVIFDSNKNVSKEDYINLKGFMIGNALLDDDTDQTGMIEYAWDHAVISDGVYDDVKQNCNFSVEPSTTECNKALDEYFSVYNIIDMYSLYTPICAVDINKTTTTQRKIIQGIAPKPFSKFDMWHKLPVGYDPCVSNYSEIYFNRPDVQEALHANVTKNIPYPWTHCSDSINYWENAPSSMLPTIRKLIDGGLRIWVFSGDTDGRIPITATRYSLKKLGLNIKDDWSPWYTYHQQVGGWTIIYDGLTFVTVRGAGHQVPTFVPKKALQLLRHFLANEMLPSKPF